Proteins from a single region of Bremerella sp. JC817:
- the pyk gene encoding pyruvate kinase, whose protein sequence is MSAARILPNRARTKIVATVGPACRSPEMLEELVMAGVDVFRVNLAHGDLKDHSEVVRAIREISAKVDRPIAALADLSGPKIRLGVLKDDIIHCHEDEIFTFVRGDECHEPNKLTCNYKPLVDELEVGNDVMLADGTVMMTVLEKTEDTAVCKVVQAGPIRSRQGINLPGTKLSVEALTPQDIEHVKWAAENDLDYVSLSFVRSADDLRHLRDLLMQHESRAFIIAKIEKREALDNLEDIVRESNGVMVARGDLGVEIDVAEVAAAQKLIVTTCSRIGRPVIVATQMLDSMTTSNRPTRAEATDVANAILDGADACMLSGETAVGVHPVAVVKMMNRIMLATEKMWMQERGRSNRIDNRVAQVHPVTQAVVSGATITAEHLEAKLVVTATRTGGTALTKAKLRDAIPTISVSDSDAALRRMCLYWGVTPISNAPVHNGIQLRRFIDQWGISNGYLEEGDRVVFVTGGGIMQSAEYIVVVHRVEKPQD, encoded by the coding sequence ATGTCTGCCGCTCGAATACTCCCGAACCGTGCTCGCACGAAAATCGTGGCCACTGTTGGTCCGGCATGTCGCTCGCCGGAAATGCTGGAAGAGCTGGTCATGGCCGGTGTCGACGTGTTTCGCGTGAACCTGGCGCACGGCGATCTGAAAGATCACTCGGAAGTCGTGCGTGCCATTCGCGAGATCAGCGCCAAGGTCGATCGACCGATCGCCGCTCTGGCAGACCTTTCGGGGCCGAAGATTCGTTTGGGCGTGCTGAAAGACGACATCATTCATTGCCACGAGGACGAAATCTTCACCTTCGTCCGTGGTGACGAATGCCACGAACCAAACAAGCTGACTTGTAACTACAAGCCGCTGGTCGACGAGTTGGAAGTTGGTAACGACGTGATGCTGGCCGACGGTACCGTGATGATGACGGTGCTGGAAAAGACCGAAGACACCGCCGTCTGCAAAGTGGTCCAGGCCGGTCCCATCCGTAGCCGTCAGGGGATCAACCTGCCGGGCACGAAGCTGAGCGTCGAAGCTTTGACGCCGCAAGATATCGAACATGTGAAATGGGCCGCCGAAAACGACCTGGACTATGTCAGTCTCAGCTTCGTCCGTTCGGCCGACGATCTTCGCCATCTGCGAGATCTGCTGATGCAGCACGAATCACGTGCATTCATCATCGCCAAGATCGAAAAGCGTGAAGCTCTCGACAATCTCGAAGACATCGTTCGCGAATCGAATGGTGTGATGGTTGCCCGTGGTGACTTGGGTGTCGAAATCGACGTTGCCGAAGTTGCTGCCGCTCAGAAGTTGATCGTGACGACCTGCTCGCGAATCGGTCGCCCGGTGATTGTCGCCACGCAGATGCTCGACAGCATGACAACCTCGAATCGTCCGACGCGTGCCGAAGCAACCGACGTTGCCAATGCGATCCTCGACGGTGCCGATGCTTGTATGCTTTCCGGCGAAACGGCCGTGGGTGTGCATCCAGTCGCCGTGGTGAAGATGATGAACCGCATCATGCTCGCCACCGAAAAGATGTGGATGCAGGAACGTGGTCGCTCGAACCGAATCGACAACCGTGTGGCCCAGGTGCATCCTGTGACGCAAGCTGTTGTGTCTGGTGCCACCATCACGGCCGAGCATTTGGAAGCCAAGTTGGTGGTGACCGCGACACGTACCGGTGGAACCGCCCTGACCAAGGCCAAGCTTCGCGATGCGATTCCCACGATCAGCGTGAGCGACTCCGATGCGGCCCTGCGAAGGATGTGCTTGTACTGGGGCGTGACGCCGATCTCGAATGCTCCGGTTCATAACGGCATTCAGCTTCGCCGCTTCATCGACCAGTGGGGCATCTCGAACGGTTACCTGGAAGAAGGGGACCGCGTCGTGTTTGTCACCGGTGGTGGCATCATGCAGTCGGCCGAATACATCGTCGTGGTTCACCGCGTCGAAAAGCCGCAGGACTAA
- a CDS encoding Gfo/Idh/MocA family oxidoreductase, with the protein MSQRFTERRSFLKTTAAAAAVGAVPYFVTGSNVRADEQKATESNDRPLIGCIGTGSRWNAVGPNAMHLGDVVAVCDVDANHAAAAHKKVTDIQSKKGVERKVDIYEDYQKILERNDIEIVTIVTTDHWHSKIAIEAMKAGKDVYCEKPLTLTIDEGKKICQVAKETGRVFQVGTQQRSEMGLRFLQAVALVRSGRIGDVQNIAVAIGGAPTSGTIPVADIPNGLNWEKWLGQAPMVDYRWRMDGKFAKTRCHYEFRWWYEYSGGKLTDWGAHHVDIAQWAIGQSGEGMGATSIEPIYAKHPVELKDGMPVQDDQYNCATEFHVKATFDNGVVMDIKNSHQQELGFDNGIMFTGTEGRFLVNRGKLVGAPIDALKDNPLPENAIAEIYGGKNPAANNAHMTNFFECVKTRSLPISDVYTHHRALTTCHLSNIAIRLNRSLKWDPKSQQIVGDDQANAMQSREARKGYEVTV; encoded by the coding sequence ATGAGCCAACGCTTCACTGAGCGCCGATCCTTCCTGAAAACAACCGCTGCCGCAGCAGCCGTCGGAGCGGTTCCTTATTTTGTCACTGGGAGCAATGTTCGTGCGGACGAGCAGAAGGCGACCGAATCCAACGATCGCCCCCTGATTGGTTGCATCGGAACCGGCAGTCGCTGGAATGCCGTCGGTCCCAACGCAATGCATCTGGGCGACGTGGTCGCCGTGTGCGACGTCGACGCCAACCATGCCGCTGCGGCGCATAAGAAGGTGACCGACATTCAGTCGAAGAAGGGTGTCGAGCGGAAGGTCGATATCTATGAGGATTACCAGAAGATCCTCGAACGCAACGACATCGAGATCGTCACGATCGTGACCACCGACCATTGGCACTCGAAGATTGCCATCGAAGCGATGAAGGCAGGCAAAGATGTCTACTGCGAAAAGCCTTTGACGCTGACGATCGACGAAGGCAAGAAGATCTGCCAGGTCGCTAAAGAGACCGGGCGAGTCTTCCAGGTCGGTACCCAGCAGCGAAGCGAGATGGGGCTGCGTTTCCTTCAGGCTGTCGCCCTGGTTCGCAGCGGCCGCATCGGGGACGTACAGAACATTGCCGTCGCGATTGGGGGAGCTCCGACTAGTGGCACAATCCCGGTCGCCGACATCCCGAATGGTTTGAACTGGGAAAAATGGCTCGGTCAGGCTCCCATGGTCGACTATCGCTGGCGGATGGATGGCAAGTTCGCCAAGACGCGTTGCCACTACGAGTTCCGCTGGTGGTACGAATACTCCGGCGGCAAGCTGACCGACTGGGGTGCCCATCATGTCGATATCGCCCAGTGGGCCATCGGCCAGAGTGGTGAAGGGATGGGCGCAACTTCCATCGAGCCGATCTACGCCAAGCATCCGGTCGAGTTGAAAGATGGCATGCCGGTCCAAGACGACCAGTACAACTGCGCGACCGAATTCCATGTCAAAGCGACGTTCGACAACGGCGTGGTCATGGACATCAAGAATTCGCACCAGCAAGAGCTCGGCTTCGACAACGGCATCATGTTTACCGGGACCGAAGGACGTTTTCTGGTCAATCGCGGCAAACTGGTCGGTGCCCCGATCGATGCCTTGAAGGACAATCCGCTCCCGGAAAATGCGATCGCCGAAATCTATGGCGGCAAGAATCCAGCGGCCAACAATGCCCATATGACGAACTTCTTCGAGTGCGTGAAGACGCGGAGCCTGCCAATTTCCGATGTTTACACGCATCACCGGGCCCTGACGACATGCCACCTGTCCAACATCGCGATTCGCTTGAATCGCTCGCTCAAGTGGGATCCCAAGAGCCAGCAGATCGTAGGGGACGACCAGGCCAACGCCATGCAATCGCGAGAAGCTCGCAAAGGATACGAGGTCACCGTATAA
- a CDS encoding SDR family NAD(P)-dependent oxidoreductase: MTYWQEKVAVVTGASQGFGKVLAARLIQNGCHVVMVARDSEKLERAAAEIDPEGKLSTAIPTDVTNDDSVVALFEEVRRQPGRLDALFNIAGMSSRGMVCETSIDDFLLSFDLNVLSTVRCVQAARPLLEQSRGHIVNMGSLASKSASKFIGPYATSKFALAGLNHQLRLELGESGIHVMLVCPGPIARDDAGQRYADQTDGLPDSARKPGAGVKVKSIDPATLADTILKGCEKRQTEIVWPGKARLLFAIAQLSGAWGDWVLRRFTSS; this comes from the coding sequence GTGACGTACTGGCAGGAAAAAGTGGCCGTCGTGACCGGAGCCTCGCAAGGCTTCGGCAAAGTGCTGGCCGCTCGACTTATCCAAAATGGCTGTCATGTTGTGATGGTGGCTCGTGATTCCGAGAAGCTGGAGCGAGCAGCAGCCGAAATCGATCCCGAAGGTAAGCTCTCGACGGCGATCCCGACCGATGTGACGAACGACGACTCGGTCGTAGCGTTGTTTGAAGAAGTGCGTCGCCAGCCAGGCAGGCTGGATGCCCTTTTCAACATCGCCGGCATGAGCTCACGGGGAATGGTCTGCGAGACCTCCATCGACGACTTTCTGCTGTCGTTCGATTTGAATGTTCTCTCGACGGTGCGCTGCGTTCAGGCGGCTCGGCCTTTACTGGAACAATCGCGCGGGCACATCGTGAACATGGGCTCGCTCGCGTCGAAGAGTGCCTCGAAGTTTATCGGCCCTTATGCGACTTCCAAGTTCGCTCTGGCGGGGCTCAATCATCAGCTTCGACTCGAACTGGGCGAGTCAGGCATTCATGTCATGCTCGTTTGCCCAGGTCCCATTGCCCGTGACGATGCCGGGCAGCGCTACGCCGATCAAACGGATGGGCTCCCCGATTCCGCTCGGAAACCAGGCGCCGGGGTGAAGGTGAAATCGATCGATCCCGCGACGCTCGCGGATACGATTCTCAAAGGCTGTGAAAAACGTCAGACCGAAATCGTCTGGCCCGGCAAGGCGAGGCTTCTGTTTGCCATCGCACAACTATCTGGAGCCTGGGGAGACTGGGTTTTACGGCGTTTCACCTCGTCGTGA
- a CDS encoding sulfatase has translation MHTTSRENWCRLTLLAAVTLCCVAPLHAADESTADKPNFVVIFCDDLGYGDLGCFGNPTIRTKYLDQMASEGMKFTQFYVGASVCTPSRAALMTGRLPCRSGMCSDKRRVLFPDSKGGLPADEITLAEALKPGGYATACIGKWHLGHHKQFLPTNNGFDYYFGIPYSNDMDRLASAPKGRESFWEPKSEYFNVPLMRNEEIIERPADQTTITRRYTEETLKFIDEHQDEPFFVYLAHSMPHIPLFRSPEFTGVSRRGYYGDVIEEIDWSVGQVLQKLRDTGLDEKTLVVFCSDNGPWLIFDDHGGSAGPLRDGKGSTWDGGMREPTIFWWPKTIPSAEVAADVGSTMDLMATFTSLAGLPLPEDRKLDSYDLTPVLKQTGKSNRNALFYYRGYDLMAVRHGPWKLHLKTQTGYGGAKREVHNPPLLFNLEEDPGESRNLAKQNPAVIESIQKVIEAHQKEMVFAESQLEL, from the coding sequence ATGCACACCACCTCTCGCGAAAATTGGTGCCGGTTGACGCTGCTCGCAGCGGTAACCCTCTGCTGCGTTGCTCCGCTTCACGCTGCCGACGAAAGCACGGCTGATAAGCCTAACTTCGTCGTCATCTTCTGCGATGACCTGGGATATGGCGACCTGGGCTGCTTCGGCAACCCGACGATCCGAACGAAGTATCTTGACCAGATGGCCTCGGAGGGAATGAAGTTCACACAGTTCTATGTGGGTGCTTCCGTCTGCACGCCTAGCCGCGCAGCCCTGATGACTGGTCGTCTCCCTTGCCGCTCAGGCATGTGCAGCGACAAGCGTCGCGTGCTGTTTCCCGACTCGAAAGGTGGACTGCCCGCCGACGAAATCACGCTGGCCGAAGCCCTCAAGCCAGGCGGCTATGCGACCGCTTGCATTGGCAAATGGCACCTGGGTCATCACAAGCAGTTTCTGCCAACCAACAACGGCTTCGACTATTACTTCGGCATTCCTTACTCTAACGACATGGACCGGTTGGCCAGTGCCCCGAAGGGACGCGAGTCGTTCTGGGAACCGAAGAGTGAGTACTTCAATGTGCCGCTGATGCGAAACGAAGAGATCATCGAACGTCCGGCCGATCAAACGACAATCACGCGACGCTACACCGAAGAGACACTCAAGTTCATCGACGAGCATCAGGACGAACCGTTCTTCGTTTACCTAGCGCACTCGATGCCACATATCCCGCTGTTTCGCTCGCCTGAATTCACTGGCGTCAGTCGACGTGGCTACTATGGCGACGTGATCGAAGAGATCGACTGGAGCGTTGGCCAGGTGCTGCAAAAGCTTCGCGATACGGGCCTCGATGAGAAGACGCTGGTTGTGTTCTGCAGCGATAATGGCCCTTGGTTGATCTTCGACGACCATGGTGGTTCGGCCGGCCCACTGCGCGATGGGAAGGGAAGCACCTGGGATGGCGGAATGCGAGAGCCGACAATTTTCTGGTGGCCGAAAACGATCCCCTCGGCTGAAGTGGCCGCGGACGTCGGAAGCACGATGGACCTGATGGCCACGTTCACTTCGCTGGCCGGTTTGCCCCTGCCAGAAGACCGAAAACTCGACAGTTACGACCTGACCCCGGTGCTCAAACAAACCGGGAAGAGTAACCGCAATGCTTTATTCTATTATCGCGGCTACGATTTGATGGCGGTTCGCCATGGTCCGTGGAAGCTTCACTTGAAGACGCAAACCGGTTATGGCGGTGCCAAGCGCGAAGTGCACAACCCGCCGCTGCTGTTCAATCTGGAAGAAGATCCTGGCGAATCTCGCAATCTCGCCAAGCAAAACCCGGCCGTGATCGAATCGATCCAGAAAGTGATTGAAGCCCACCAAAAGGAAATGGTGTTCGCGGAATCGCAACTGGAACTGTAA
- the xylA gene encoding xylose isomerase, producing the protein MTAFPEVGKIEYEGPDSRNPLAFRWYNPDEVIEGKTMKDHFRFSVVYWHTFRGTGSDPFGPGTAIRPWDDGSDTVENAVKRVKVAFEFIEKLGAPYYAFHDRDVAPEGSNLKETYKNFDTVVAALQEEQERTGIKLLWGTANMFSHPRFMHGAATSCNADTFAYAACSVKKALEVTKQLGGENYVFWGGREGYQNLLNTDLKRELDHLANFFHMAVDYAKEIGFTGQFLIEPKPKEPTKHQYDFDTANCLAFLKSYDLDKHFKMNLETNHATLAGHTMQHELEYAGANGILGSIDANTGDLLLGWDTDQFPTNYYLTTECMLSILKYGGLGSGGVNFDAKVRRESFEPIDLFYAHIGGMDAFAKGLKVAAAIRADGKLESFVRERYQSWDEGVGADIEAGKHNFKTLEAYMLEKGEVSPNKSGRQELLEHIFNMYL; encoded by the coding sequence ATGACTGCGTTCCCTGAAGTCGGAAAGATCGAATACGAAGGCCCCGATTCGCGTAATCCGCTGGCGTTCCGCTGGTACAACCCGGATGAAGTGATCGAAGGCAAGACGATGAAGGACCACTTCCGCTTCAGCGTCGTCTATTGGCACACCTTCCGCGGCACCGGTTCCGATCCGTTCGGTCCTGGCACGGCGATCCGTCCTTGGGACGATGGCAGCGACACCGTCGAAAACGCGGTCAAACGTGTGAAGGTCGCTTTCGAGTTCATCGAAAAGCTGGGGGCTCCTTACTACGCGTTCCACGATCGCGACGTCGCTCCGGAAGGCTCGAACCTGAAGGAAACCTACAAGAACTTCGACACCGTCGTCGCAGCCTTGCAGGAAGAACAGGAACGCACCGGCATCAAGCTGCTGTGGGGCACGGCCAACATGTTCAGCCACCCACGCTTCATGCATGGTGCCGCCACAAGCTGCAACGCCGATACCTTTGCCTACGCCGCTTGCAGTGTCAAAAAGGCCCTGGAAGTGACCAAGCAACTGGGTGGCGAGAACTACGTGTTCTGGGGTGGCCGAGAAGGTTACCAGAACCTGCTCAACACCGACCTGAAGCGTGAGCTGGATCACCTGGCGAACTTCTTCCACATGGCGGTCGACTACGCCAAGGAAATTGGCTTCACCGGTCAGTTCCTGATCGAACCCAAGCCGAAAGAGCCAACCAAGCATCAATACGATTTCGACACCGCCAACTGCCTGGCGTTTTTGAAGTCGTACGACTTGGACAAGCATTTCAAGATGAACCTCGAGACCAACCACGCAACGCTGGCGGGTCACACCATGCAGCACGAGCTCGAATACGCAGGTGCCAACGGCATCCTCGGTTCGATCGACGCCAACACGGGCGACCTGCTGTTGGGCTGGGATACCGACCAGTTCCCGACGAACTACTACCTGACGACCGAATGCATGCTGTCGATCTTGAAGTATGGCGGTCTTGGTTCTGGCGGCGTGAACTTCGACGCTAAGGTTCGGCGTGAAAGCTTCGAGCCGATCGACTTGTTCTATGCCCACATTGGTGGGATGGATGCGTTCGCCAAGGGGCTGAAAGTGGCCGCTGCGATCCGCGCCGATGGCAAGCTCGAGTCGTTCGTCCGAGAACGTTACCAGAGCTGGGACGAAGGTGTGGGTGCCGACATCGAAGCTGGCAAGCACAACTTCAAGACGCTGGAAGCTTACATGCTCGAGAAGGGTGAAGTCAGCCCGAACAAGAGTGGTCGCCAGGAATTGTTGGAACACATCTTCAACATGTACCTGTAA
- a CDS encoding PAS domain S-box protein, with the protein MTLDDNQSCYRGDTAETLAWRVADLEQENARLRQENAQLHAILKSVPVHIFTLSQDYKITYLNHFRDDCADQPVGMYVRDFVSETEATLLEAAIDKAYQEQKEQIVCVRSETTGRIEQARYAPLKNDNDPHDSIVVGVTLDVTEERDEVNELLKRKTEVEAALLESDERFRIMVESTPIPVVISDLETGGVLYGNRGLAQIFGTPYETLQEQFTSNFYANPAQRAALLERVASSQPIRGMTMKLKDGTGKSVWAAVYLDRIVYAGQPALLGFFLDVSARKQREEEILRDRRALRRLLDTNERDRRLIAYEIHDGVVQDMTGALMFLQTGLSFVSDEVDGHHELSRGTTLLSNAIGEIRRLLNGLRPLSLEEGGVVAAINDLVTRMLDEDFQIDFQHEIFFRRIAPSLEMAIYRTVQEGVNNARRHSGTNAASVDIQQSEKTIHIKIEDDGCGFDIQKIDPRRCGLSGIHERATLLGGQADIASSPGKGTTIEVVLPLGDYLESDDKLA; encoded by the coding sequence GTGACGCTTGACGATAACCAATCTTGCTATCGAGGGGACACGGCAGAAACCCTTGCCTGGCGTGTCGCCGATCTCGAACAAGAGAATGCCCGTCTCCGCCAAGAGAACGCCCAACTGCATGCGATCCTCAAATCGGTTCCGGTCCACATTTTCACGTTGTCGCAAGACTATAAGATCACCTATCTGAATCACTTTCGCGACGACTGCGCCGATCAACCGGTCGGGATGTATGTGCGAGACTTCGTCTCGGAAACAGAAGCGACGCTACTTGAAGCCGCGATCGACAAGGCCTACCAAGAGCAAAAAGAACAAATTGTCTGCGTCCGTAGCGAAACAACCGGTCGTATCGAACAGGCCCGCTATGCTCCGCTGAAAAACGACAACGATCCCCACGACTCGATCGTGGTCGGCGTCACGCTCGATGTAACCGAAGAGCGGGACGAAGTCAACGAACTGCTCAAGCGCAAAACGGAAGTCGAAGCCGCTTTGCTGGAAAGTGACGAACGATTCCGGATCATGGTAGAGTCGACGCCGATTCCGGTGGTGATCTCGGACCTCGAAACGGGCGGCGTGCTCTACGGCAACCGTGGTCTGGCTCAAATTTTTGGTACGCCGTACGAAACGCTGCAGGAACAGTTCACCAGTAACTTCTACGCGAATCCGGCCCAACGGGCAGCCTTGCTTGAACGCGTTGCCAGTAGTCAGCCGATTCGCGGCATGACCATGAAACTGAAGGATGGCACCGGCAAATCGGTATGGGCCGCGGTCTATCTGGACCGGATTGTTTATGCCGGGCAGCCTGCCCTGCTGGGCTTTTTCCTTGACGTGAGTGCCCGCAAACAGCGCGAGGAAGAGATTTTGCGAGATCGTCGTGCCCTGCGGCGGCTGCTTGATACCAACGAGCGTGACCGCCGCCTGATCGCCTACGAAATCCACGACGGCGTCGTGCAAGACATGACCGGAGCGCTCATGTTTCTACAAACCGGGCTCAGCTTTGTTTCGGACGAAGTGGATGGCCACCACGAACTTAGCCGCGGGACGACATTGCTTTCCAATGCGATCGGAGAGATTCGTCGTCTTCTCAATGGCTTGCGTCCTTTGAGCCTGGAAGAAGGTGGTGTGGTCGCCGCGATCAACGACCTGGTTACCCGTATGTTGGACGAAGATTTCCAGATCGACTTCCAACATGAAATCTTCTTTCGCCGCATCGCTCCTTCACTTGAGATGGCGATTTATCGCACGGTCCAGGAAGGGGTCAACAACGCACGGCGTCATAGCGGCACCAACGCGGCGTCGGTCGATATCCAGCAAAGCGAGAAAACGATCCACATCAAGATTGAAGATGATGGATGTGGCTTCGATATCCAAAAGATCGATCCCCGACGCTGTGGTTTGTCAGGGATCCACGAACGGGCCACGTTACTCGGTGGTCAGGCAGACATTGCCAGCTCGCCCGGCAAGGGAACAACGATTGAAGTCGTGCTCCCCTTGGGCGATTATCTGGAATCAGACGACAAACTCGCCTGA
- a CDS encoding chemotaxis protein CheA has translation MTSNTEANDELLLAFIDESLHSIHGLADQITAYLKSPSNADSINGVFRTVHSIKGNAGFFGLSAIKRFAHAVENTLDDVRNQKLALTEDLTRALIDAFDRLNSLLQRVEENRYEDTLSPEEISLLERISELSVQASGSSGGEDSLLRELQELALEMNAAGFPESLRWAEKISGLVGNTDETKQGEDAPVPTPEEVLASTYLIDGEDVSSMLHDVADAFIWPADSKWTDEQSTSVLDRLADMVMVCRLKGEGGGHEKIEAALKDFKVLYESPIGVDQGLLSVIWDQVASVIQTFNLPPEVQEPQVVKEVASSSAGDQAAESPSSPAANHAKRSRAIRVNENHLDRFLDDVSALFITCERLKDVQSRMAASEAVGELVEELRQINVTFSTQANELQKSVVALRKVPIRALLSKFPPMARKLASDLGKSIDVHIEGEEVEVDKSLIEDLDSPLTHMIRNVADHAIETPQDRLARGVAETGNLWIRAETTRTHVVLTIRDDGRGIDPTRIRQKAIDKQLMPPEQLYAMSDADVIDLIFHPGFSTAEQITDVSGRGVGMDVVRTTIRDHDGDVHVESVVGQGTTFTIEIPIRQAVLVIEGLLVAADNEQFVLPFENIREVMELDSKDIKTCHGLPMTVVRGKTVSVMSLAEQMELASTLTWTDKLKHHAVLVASKQGAACLLVDSVLGKRKVVVNDLQNIIENCSRIGGVAQLGGGRLSLVVSVPELVKGMAPTLTV, from the coding sequence ATGACCAGTAACACGGAAGCCAACGACGAACTGCTGTTAGCCTTCATCGATGAATCGCTGCATTCGATTCATGGATTGGCGGATCAAATCACAGCTTATTTGAAGAGTCCCAGTAATGCGGATTCAATCAATGGCGTATTTCGAACCGTCCATTCGATTAAGGGTAACGCCGGCTTCTTTGGTCTATCGGCGATCAAAAGATTCGCACACGCGGTCGAAAATACCCTCGACGATGTTCGTAACCAGAAGCTTGCGCTAACCGAAGACCTGACTCGCGCGCTGATTGATGCCTTCGATCGACTGAATTCGCTGCTGCAACGCGTTGAGGAAAACCGGTACGAAGACACGCTTTCTCCAGAAGAAATCTCTCTGCTGGAACGTATCTCGGAGCTATCGGTCCAGGCGAGTGGATCGTCTGGTGGTGAAGATTCGCTGCTGCGCGAACTGCAAGAGCTGGCCCTCGAAATGAACGCGGCTGGTTTTCCAGAGTCGCTACGTTGGGCTGAAAAAATCTCGGGACTGGTCGGAAACACCGACGAAACAAAACAAGGAGAAGATGCTCCGGTTCCAACACCAGAGGAAGTGTTGGCTTCCACCTATCTTATCGACGGCGAAGATGTTTCTTCGATGCTTCATGACGTTGCCGATGCTTTCATTTGGCCGGCCGATTCGAAGTGGACCGACGAGCAGTCGACGTCCGTTCTTGATCGACTCGCCGACATGGTGATGGTCTGTCGCCTTAAGGGAGAAGGTGGTGGACACGAGAAAATTGAAGCCGCGCTTAAGGACTTCAAGGTCCTCTACGAAAGCCCGATCGGTGTCGACCAGGGCCTGCTTTCGGTGATCTGGGACCAGGTTGCCAGCGTGATTCAAACCTTCAATCTGCCTCCTGAAGTCCAAGAGCCGCAGGTTGTCAAAGAAGTTGCTTCGTCGTCTGCGGGTGATCAAGCCGCGGAATCACCATCGAGCCCGGCAGCGAATCACGCCAAGCGATCGCGTGCGATTCGTGTGAATGAAAATCACCTTGATCGATTCCTCGACGACGTTTCGGCATTGTTCATTACCTGCGAACGTTTGAAAGACGTTCAAAGTCGGATGGCTGCCTCGGAAGCCGTGGGAGAACTGGTCGAAGAACTCCGTCAAATAAACGTGACGTTCTCGACCCAGGCCAACGAGCTTCAGAAGAGTGTCGTAGCCCTGCGCAAGGTGCCGATCCGTGCCTTGCTGTCCAAGTTCCCACCGATGGCTCGCAAACTGGCCAGCGACTTAGGGAAGTCGATCGACGTGCATATCGAGGGGGAAGAAGTCGAAGTCGACAAGTCGTTGATCGAAGATCTCGATTCGCCGCTCACCCACATGATCCGGAACGTGGCCGACCATGCAATCGAAACGCCACAAGATCGACTGGCTCGTGGTGTCGCGGAAACCGGCAACCTGTGGATTCGTGCCGAAACGACCCGCACACATGTCGTGCTGACAATTCGCGACGATGGGCGCGGTATCGATCCGACACGGATTCGCCAAAAAGCCATCGACAAGCAGTTGATGCCGCCCGAACAACTTTACGCTATGTCCGATGCCGATGTGATCGACCTGATCTTTCACCCGGGCTTCTCGACTGCCGAACAGATCACCGATGTCTCGGGGCGTGGTGTCGGGATGGACGTGGTCCGAACGACGATTCGCGATCACGACGGCGACGTGCATGTCGAATCGGTGGTCGGGCAAGGAACAACGTTCACCATCGAGATTCCGATCCGTCAGGCCGTGCTTGTGATTGAAGGTTTGCTGGTCGCAGCCGACAACGAACAGTTCGTCCTGCCGTTCGAGAACATTCGCGAAGTGATGGAACTGGATAGCAAGGACATCAAGACCTGTCACGGCTTGCCAATGACCGTGGTGCGTGGCAAAACGGTCTCGGTGATGTCGCTGGCCGAACAGATGGAACTCGCCAGCACCTTGACATGGACCGACAAATTGAAGCACCATGCTGTGCTGGTCGCCAGCAAGCAAGGGGCTGCCTGTCTGCTGGTCGACAGCGTGCTTGGCAAACGCAAAGTTGTGGTGAACGATTTGCAGAACATCATCGAGAACTGCAGCCGTATTGGTGGCGTCGCTCAACTCGGAGGGGGACGTTTGTCGCTCGTAGTCAGTGTGCCTGAGCTGGTCAAAGGCATGGCACCAACGTTGACTGTTTAA
- a CDS encoding response regulator, whose translation MGSISPTNEKLILHVDDDSTFLKLANHRLTQRGYEVTSLDRPDQALKQLLNSNCRVCILDIDMPRINGLDLLQEIKAYDGGIQVIMLTGLVSQMTVLESLRGGAEACFFKPMNDFTPLYEALDAVFLKAARWWQCLHELKNRRQHELGEAKSSITV comes from the coding sequence ATGGGATCAATCTCGCCAACGAATGAAAAACTGATTCTTCACGTCGACGACGACTCGACGTTCCTGAAGCTCGCCAACCATCGATTGACACAGCGTGGGTACGAAGTGACGTCGCTCGATCGGCCTGATCAGGCCCTCAAGCAACTCCTCAATTCCAACTGCCGTGTGTGCATCCTCGATATCGACATGCCACGTATTAACGGCTTGGACTTGCTACAGGAAATCAAGGCGTACGATGGTGGCATTCAAGTCATCATGCTGACCGGCCTGGTTTCGCAGATGACGGTGTTGGAGTCACTTCGCGGGGGAGCCGAAGCGTGCTTCTTCAAACCGATGAACGACTTCACCCCACTGTACGAAGCGCTGGATGCGGTCTTCCTCAAAGCAGCACGCTGGTGGCAATGCCTTCACGAGCTGAAGAACCGTCGTCAGCACGAACTGGGTGAAGCGAAGAGTAGTATCACTGTCTAA